One Candidatus Hydrogenedentota bacterium DNA segment encodes these proteins:
- a CDS encoding carboxypeptidase regulatory-like domain-containing protein, which yields MKTKKWQWRSFLAAALMFAVCGAAMADGAYIPRPYPPDFDPSFIPPGEPIAEKAAPKVLPFVDDMESGTNGWTATGFWRLIANPENIGISNEINPRLVRLPDSGQLPSSYSGNGCWWYGEDVNGTFIGADFQREQPNLTGGTSRKANSGSLVSPLLDLTGVQNPRLSFWTWYEVEGVDVDRYDMMYVEVSTDGGTTYTKAGAGHINPANDVDGAHWQPYASRAVDGTGLGQVGQWIHVTFDLSQFANSNNVRIRFRFNTVDELYNGFRGWLIDDVRLDGQVTPQPPRITEINPNAGYKNTLVNIRGSGFVNGAVVSLTGPQGGAAPQSYALTTVVVGSEMATATVGNLPVGRYNVKIKNPDDLESSEPVTYDVTQEPAPDITGILPNSGLDTEETPISISGTNFKTGATVTIDDTVPLTDVTVVSSTLIRGKVPAGLAPGYRNVTVTNPDSQYDRLILGFLVIHRSTLTINVIGGGTTNPSAGVHAYDAGTVVPVTAMANNGWTFIRWLGDMGESTDPTLYTSVYNDTTITALFGANLTISTVGQGTTDPVPGVHPITDQSVTLNAYPAEGWRFDRWEGDASGSANPLTLPMDGPKSVRAVFMQEFDLTVEVVGQGTTDPGEGTHTYPVYTQVALSATPAPGWRFDHWEGDLNAAGGLVMDSNKLVRAVFVEQVTLTLAKTGEGSTYPELGTHVYDAGSYVYLSAMPANGWRFDHWEGDLTGNNNPVMVIMDVSKTITAVFVQQHAVTVRVIGGGATDPQVGTYIVDAGTTFDVDALTVEGWRFNRWIENQSTEPSLSLTVNGDTTVTAEYIQQFPLEIAVIGSGSTEPAVGTHLYDAGVGVDIAATADAGHRFDRWVGDVEGTANPVSVTMNGPVSVTAEFVEEPKLTILVEGDGTTSPAEGTHTYAIGTQVAISATPEDEWRFDHWEGDLNSLNASDVVVLDRDKTVKAVFIRQYVLEMEVEGNGTTDPPVGTHKFDAGTVVNVAAFAEKVPGTAGYQFDHWEGDLTGSDNPATITLDDDKELTAFFTAAPPEKVSLTIAVNGGGWTDPPVGTLMVDGPTVENPNPTTTVMATANEGWQFQYWSGDIPDPNSPETNPIDVLNDDNKAVTATFYPVLNITVEGNGTTEPPAGTPVVTATGDTVELFATPAEGWRFDHWEGSITSTSDETSVIMDAPKDVKAVFVRQYTLTVAKTGEGATTPTVGEYTYDTGQTVSVAASPAEGWRFDHWTLQGADAGTSNPIAVVVDGDKDITAVFVRQHKLTIAVSGSGSTDPAAGVYVRDTGATVQVTPTADSGWRFKEWQGAATGSAIPASVTVDADKTLTAVFVQQFPLNITVEGEGTTDPAAGTPHLYDSGAQVPLVATPANGWRFDRWEGDVTGTSSAASVTMNAEKNVKAIFVQQFTLTVAVNGNGSTSPAVGTHVYDTGARVTLAATAAAGSRFVRWTGDASGSDSSVTITMDGNKSVTAEFVAQFALTVDIQGEGTLTPAPGVHVRDAGTVVDLMASPASGWRFDRWEGDVSSSTPSASVTLDANKAVRAVFVQQFALTIEVSGEGTTEPPAGVHVYDVGTQVSITATPADGWLFDRWEGDATGSEPSASVVMDAARTVTAVFAEKPLLAVNPTAMGVDYPAGAVAFNVRNVRTTGAVMPYFAAVVQGGEWLTLDTGVQGIDAGTVRASYTQNTAYESRTGVILITAPNAVNGPLSVTIVQARAPYPAQLRVIPRSQSVGAAEGTTSFTVSNGGELDLTYTAVAVSGTDWMSITGGAVGTNSGVITVAFAANPSVGERIGQIEVTAPGADGSPATATVFQAGREGDGIVEGTVTNSITGAPVEGAVVALTAPSFEGSLQAVSGGDGKYIFSQLTVADPYELAFEAFGYEPATMTGVYQTHNADIALDPIAITRPERPKAISGPRSVFVEWAPNPEFDVKGYNLYRTRVYGATDPTPMETPVKINGSDPNDVYEGLITGTQFRDETVLPGVYYVYQIQAISGQDRPSDYSDPSYPPVKGQWLTIYFPEIFLNNAGLYLWEQAQGTLPNPEVVMPVSFDCAYEVSATGMQLVARIPQALFEVIDPLADITIEPTGVTAGMLFESNVLVGPDDKWEVFMISSDITGRSLYGNGALFYIKAKTIDDTGCGPLELIPFIPGDYPGGPQTIGYPGQQGVRLYDDAPWPKAIDLDLVNGLLCTNGGCLHGDVNNDGVVNGDDASFILKLWTRKVDPNECSMSAGDINLDGYVDSADSTLILRWLAGMNIAPAKAGTKAAEGLAEVSFAAAAIEKTDPEPPSVAVGTVTATGASVAVPITITNAGQMAGCTLVATFPSGGAGLGFASAQLGASFASQGFLMESNFTDADGFGTVRIAITSPGSAGKADAITLVTLNLTVGADAPGNTTLPVNIAAFTLSDQYAFAPKFNAPLAPVVANGGVKLLGGSLTVTITPAEAVAAGAQWSIDGGTTWRNSGETVADLPVGTKTITFKTIAGWQKPSDVDVEIVADQTATVFGGYISTVTTGGLTVLITPAEAVAAGAQWSIDGGVTWNNSGATLPGLPAGSVTVTFKDVANWQKPADVQVLIEVGQTKPANGVYVLLLGSVRIVIEPEGARNAGAGWTVDDDATVHASGQTVGNLTPGNHTIHFVDATPTEGGCFKPGVTWVTPSDRVVTVTGGGLVEEIVTYETGEKSLAAGASGNGDWILLSLVSAALLAGGLRRSRRQPAA from the coding sequence ATGAAGACGAAGAAATGGCAATGGCGGAGTTTTCTTGCGGCGGCGCTGATGTTTGCCGTGTGCGGTGCGGCGATGGCGGACGGCGCATACATACCGCGTCCCTATCCGCCGGACTTCGACCCTTCGTTCATTCCGCCGGGTGAACCCATCGCGGAGAAGGCGGCGCCGAAGGTTCTGCCGTTCGTGGACGACATGGAATCCGGAACGAATGGGTGGACAGCCACGGGTTTTTGGCGGCTAATCGCGAATCCGGAAAACATCGGGATCAGCAACGAGATCAACCCCCGGCTGGTCCGGTTGCCCGATAGCGGACAACTCCCCTCTTCCTATAGCGGCAACGGCTGCTGGTGGTACGGCGAGGACGTCAACGGGACGTTTATCGGGGCGGATTTCCAGCGCGAACAGCCGAATTTGACGGGCGGCACGTCGCGCAAGGCCAACAGCGGATCGCTGGTTTCGCCATTGCTCGACCTGACCGGTGTGCAGAATCCGCGATTGTCGTTCTGGACATGGTACGAAGTGGAAGGCGTGGACGTGGACCGGTACGACATGATGTACGTCGAGGTTTCGACAGACGGCGGAACGACGTATACCAAAGCCGGCGCGGGCCACATCAATCCGGCCAACGACGTGGACGGGGCGCATTGGCAGCCCTACGCGTCGCGCGCGGTGGACGGGACCGGCCTCGGTCAAGTTGGTCAGTGGATTCATGTGACCTTTGACCTGTCGCAGTTTGCGAACAGCAACAACGTCCGCATCCGTTTCCGTTTCAACACGGTGGATGAACTGTATAACGGTTTTCGCGGCTGGCTCATTGACGATGTGCGCTTGGACGGTCAAGTCACGCCGCAGCCGCCGCGGATTACCGAGATCAACCCCAATGCGGGATACAAGAACACGTTGGTGAACATTCGCGGTTCTGGTTTCGTGAACGGCGCGGTGGTATCGCTGACGGGACCGCAGGGCGGCGCGGCGCCACAGTCCTATGCCCTAACCACGGTTGTCGTTGGATCGGAAATGGCCACGGCCACGGTCGGCAACCTGCCTGTCGGACGGTACAATGTCAAAATCAAGAATCCGGACGATCTCGAAAGTTCCGAGCCGGTAACGTATGACGTGACACAGGAGCCGGCGCCGGATATTACCGGCATTCTTCCAAATTCCGGTCTGGACACCGAAGAAACGCCGATATCCATCAGCGGAACGAATTTCAAGACGGGCGCCACCGTGACCATTGACGACACGGTTCCGCTTACGGACGTGACGGTCGTTTCTTCGACCCTGATTCGCGGCAAGGTGCCCGCTGGATTGGCCCCGGGGTATCGCAACGTCACCGTCACCAACCCCGACAGCCAGTACGACCGGCTGATCCTCGGGTTCCTTGTCATTCATCGCTCGACCCTGACCATCAATGTCATCGGCGGGGGCACGACAAATCCCTCGGCAGGTGTTCATGCCTACGATGCGGGCACGGTTGTCCCCGTGACGGCCATGGCAAACAACGGCTGGACGTTTATCCGCTGGCTGGGCGACATGGGCGAAAGCACCGATCCGACTTTGTATACCAGCGTGTACAACGACACGACCATAACGGCCCTGTTCGGCGCCAATCTGACTATTTCGACCGTTGGCCAGGGCACGACGGATCCGGTTCCGGGCGTTCATCCCATCACGGATCAATCGGTCACGCTCAACGCCTATCCCGCCGAAGGGTGGCGGTTCGACCGCTGGGAAGGCGACGCGAGCGGCTCGGCCAATCCGCTTACGCTTCCGATGGACGGTCCGAAGTCCGTCCGCGCCGTGTTCATGCAGGAATTCGATTTGACCGTCGAGGTCGTCGGACAAGGCACGACGGATCCTGGCGAGGGCACGCACACCTATCCCGTCTACACCCAAGTGGCCTTGTCGGCCACGCCCGCGCCCGGCTGGCGTTTCGACCATTGGGAAGGCGATTTGAATGCCGCGGGCGGCTTGGTCATGGACAGCAACAAACTGGTGCGCGCCGTATTCGTCGAGCAGGTTACGCTTACGCTGGCCAAGACCGGCGAAGGTTCGACGTATCCCGAATTGGGCACGCACGTGTATGACGCCGGCAGTTACGTCTATCTGAGCGCCATGCCCGCGAACGGCTGGCGCTTCGATCATTGGGAAGGTGATCTGACGGGCAACAACAACCCGGTCATGGTCATCATGGACGTCAGCAAGACCATTACGGCGGTCTTCGTGCAGCAGCATGCCGTGACTGTCCGCGTGATTGGCGGCGGCGCGACCGATCCGCAGGTGGGGACGTACATCGTAGACGCCGGAACGACATTCGATGTGGACGCACTGACCGTCGAGGGTTGGCGGTTCAACCGCTGGATCGAAAACCAGTCCACCGAGCCGTCGCTTTCGCTTACGGTCAACGGCGACACGACCGTGACGGCCGAATACATCCAGCAGTTCCCGCTGGAGATTGCCGTTATCGGTTCGGGCAGCACGGAACCGGCCGTCGGCACGCATCTCTATGATGCGGGCGTAGGGGTGGATATCGCCGCGACCGCGGACGCGGGCCATCGCTTCGACCGGTGGGTGGGCGATGTCGAAGGCACGGCCAATCCCGTTTCGGTGACCATGAACGGTCCCGTTTCCGTAACGGCGGAATTCGTCGAGGAACCGAAATTGACCATCCTCGTTGAAGGCGACGGCACGACGAGCCCGGCCGAAGGGACCCACACCTACGCGATCGGCACTCAGGTCGCCATAAGCGCCACCCCTGAAGACGAGTGGCGATTCGACCACTGGGAAGGCGATCTGAACAGCCTCAATGCGTCGGACGTGGTTGTCCTGGATAGAGACAAGACCGTCAAGGCGGTATTCATTCGCCAGTACGTGCTGGAGATGGAAGTCGAAGGCAACGGCACGACCGATCCGCCGGTCGGCACGCACAAGTTCGATGCCGGCACGGTGGTGAATGTGGCGGCCTTCGCGGAAAAAGTGCCGGGCACGGCCGGCTATCAGTTCGACCACTGGGAAGGCGATCTGACCGGTTCGGACAATCCGGCGACCATTACGTTGGATGACGACAAGGAATTGACGGCCTTCTTCACGGCGGCGCCGCCGGAAAAGGTCTCGCTGACCATTGCCGTCAATGGCGGCGGGTGGACGGATCCGCCGGTTGGCACGCTGATGGTTGACGGACCGACCGTTGAAAATCCGAACCCGACCACGACGGTCATGGCGACGGCAAATGAGGGTTGGCAGTTCCAGTATTGGAGCGGCGACATTCCCGATCCGAACAGTCCGGAAACCAATCCAATTGATGTCTTGAACGACGACAACAAGGCCGTGACGGCCACCTTCTACCCGGTATTGAACATCACCGTCGAAGGCAATGGCACGACCGAACCGCCGGCGGGAACTCCCGTTGTCACGGCCACGGGCGATACGGTTGAACTGTTTGCAACGCCCGCCGAGGGTTGGCGTTTCGATCACTGGGAAGGCAGCATCACCAGCACGTCCGATGAGACTTCCGTGATTATGGATGCTCCGAAGGACGTCAAGGCCGTGTTTGTGCGGCAATATACGCTGACCGTGGCGAAAACCGGGGAAGGCGCGACGACGCCGACCGTGGGCGAATATACATACGACACCGGCCAGACGGTCAGCGTGGCGGCAAGCCCGGCGGAGGGTTGGCGTTTCGATCACTGGACTTTACAGGGCGCCGACGCGGGCACGTCCAACCCGATAGCCGTGGTGGTTGACGGCGACAAGGACATTACGGCGGTGTTCGTGCGGCAGCACAAGCTGACCATCGCGGTTAGCGGCAGCGGAAGCACGGATCCGGCGGCTGGCGTATACGTTCGCGACACCGGTGCGACTGTCCAGGTTACACCGACGGCGGACAGTGGTTGGCGCTTCAAGGAATGGCAGGGAGCGGCCACGGGATCGGCGATTCCGGCTTCCGTGACGGTTGACGCCGACAAGACCCTGACGGCGGTATTTGTACAACAATTCCCGCTGAATATCACGGTCGAGGGCGAAGGCACGACCGATCCGGCGGCCGGCACGCCCCACCTGTACGATAGCGGCGCGCAAGTGCCTCTTGTCGCAACGCCGGCGAACGGCTGGCGTTTCGATCGCTGGGAAGGCGATGTGACCGGAACCAGTAGCGCCGCATCGGTCACGATGAACGCCGAAAAGAACGTGAAAGCGATCTTCGTCCAGCAGTTTACTTTGACCGTGGCCGTGAACGGAAACGGTTCGACGAGCCCCGCTGTGGGCACGCATGTCTACGACACGGGCGCGCGCGTTACGTTGGCGGCCACCGCGGCGGCCGGTTCGCGCTTTGTCCGTTGGACGGGCGATGCCTCGGGCAGCGACAGCAGCGTGACGATAACCATGGACGGCAACAAGTCCGTTACGGCCGAGTTTGTCGCGCAGTTTGCGCTGACCGTTGACATTCAGGGCGAAGGGACCCTGACGCCCGCGCCCGGCGTACATGTGCGCGATGCCGGCACGGTCGTTGACCTCATGGCCTCGCCCGCGTCCGGCTGGCGCTTCGACCGCTGGGAAGGCGATGTGTCGAGCTCCACTCCGTCCGCGTCTGTCACGCTGGATGCCAACAAGGCGGTCAGGGCGGTATTTGTCCAGCAGTTTGCGCTGACCATCGAGGTAAGCGGCGAAGGGACGACCGAGCCGCCGGCCGGCGTGCATGTCTATGACGTGGGCACGCAGGTTTCGATTACAGCCACGCCCGCCGACGGCTGGTTGTTCGACCGTTGGGAAGGCGATGCGACCGGTTCGGAGCCGTCCGCTTCCGTGGTCATGGACGCGGCGCGAACGGTTACGGCCGTCTTTGCCGAGAAACCACTACTGGCGGTCAACCCGACAGCCATGGGCGTGGATTATCCGGCGGGCGCGGTGGCGTTCAACGTCCGCAACGTCCGGACCACCGGCGCGGTGATGCCGTATTTTGCGGCGGTCGTTCAGGGCGGCGAATGGCTGACCCTCGACACGGGCGTCCAAGGCATAGATGCGGGCACGGTCCGCGCCTCCTACACCCAAAACACCGCATACGAGAGCCGTACGGGCGTGATTCTCATCACGGCGCCGAATGCCGTCAATGGACCGCTGAGCGTGACCATCGTTCAGGCGCGCGCGCCGTATCCCGCGCAACTGCGGGTGATTCCGAGAAGCCAGTCCGTGGGCGCAGCGGAAGGCACGACATCCTTCACGGTGTCGAACGGCGGCGAACTGGATCTGACGTATACCGCCGTGGCCGTTTCCGGGACGGACTGGATGTCCATCACGGGTGGCGCGGTCGGAACGAATTCGGGCGTGATTACGGTTGCGTTTGCCGCGAATCCGTCGGTCGGTGAACGTATCGGCCAGATCGAGGTCACGGCGCCCGGCGCCGACGGCAGCCCCGCGACCGCGACGGTGTTCCAGGCCGGGCGCGAAGGCGACGGCATCGTCGAGGGCACGGTGACGAACAGCATCACGGGTGCGCCGGTCGAGGGCGCGGTGGTCGCATTGACCGCTCCATCGTTCGAAGGGAGCCTTCAGGCCGTTTCGGGCGGCGACGGCAAGTACATCTTCTCGCAATTGACCGTCGCGGATCCGTATGAACTGGCCTTTGAGGCTTTCGGTTACGAGCCGGCCACGATGACGGGCGTCTACCAGACGCACAACGCCGACATCGCGCTCGATCCGATCGCGATAACGCGGCCCGAACGGCCCAAGGCCATCAGCGGACCGCGCAGCGTATTCGTCGAATGGGCGCCGAATCCCGAATTCGATGTCAAGGGCTACAACCTCTATCGGACGCGGGTCTACGGCGCAACCGATCCTACGCCGATGGAAACGCCCGTCAAGATCAACGGGAGCGATCCCAACGACGTTTATGAAGGGTTGATTACGGGCACGCAGTTCCGCGACGAGACCGTGTTGCCGGGCGTGTACTACGTCTACCAGATTCAGGCGATCAGCGGACAGGACAGGCCGAGCGATTATTCAGACCCGTCCTATCCGCCGGTGAAAGGCCAGTGGCTGACGATCTACTTCCCCGAGATTTTCCTGAACAACGCGGGATTGTATCTGTGGGAGCAGGCCCAGGGCACGCTGCCGAATCCGGAAGTGGTCATGCCGGTGTCCTTCGACTGCGCCTATGAAGTGTCGGCGACCGGCATGCAGCTTGTCGCCCGGATTCCGCAGGCCCTGTTCGAGGTCATCGATCCGCTGGCCGATATCACCATCGAGCCCACCGGCGTCACCGCCGGCATGCTCTTCGAGTCGAACGTGCTCGTCGGCCCCGACGACAAGTGGGAAGTCTTTATGATTTCCTCGGACATCACAGGCCGCTCGCTCTACGGCAACGGCGCGCTGTTCTACATCAAGGCGAAGACGATCGACGATACCGGCTGCGGCCCGCTGGAGTTGATCCCATTCATCCCGGGCGATTATCCGGGCGGACCGCAGACGATCGGCTATCCCGGCCAGCAGGGCGTGAGACTGTACGACGACGCCCCGTGGCCGAAGGCGATCGATTTGGATCTCGTGAACGGGTTGCTGTGCACCAACGGCGGCTGTCTCCACGGCGATGTGAACAACGACGGCGTCGTCAATGGCGATGATGCCTCGTTTATCCTCAAGTTGTGGACCCGGAAGGTCGATCCGAACGAGTGCTCGATGTCCGCCGGCGACATCAACCTGGACGGCTATGTGGATTCGGCCGACTCGACGCTCATCCTCCGCTGGCTGGCGGGCATGAACATCGCGCCCGCGAAGGCCGGCACGAAGGCGGCGGAAGGCCTTGCCGAGGTGTCGTTTGCCGCGGCGGCCATTGAAAAGACCGATCCGGAGCCTCCGTCGGTGGCCGTGGGAACGGTCACGGCGACCGGCGCCTCGGTGGCGGTGCCTATCACGATAACCAACGCCGGACAAATGGCGGGCTGCACCCTGGTGGCGACATTCCCGTCGGGCGGCGCCGGCCTCGGATTCGCCTCCGCGCAACTGGGAGCGTCCTTCGCCTCCCAAGGATTCCTGATGGAGTCCAACTTCACGGATGCCGACGGTTTCGGAACGGTGCGCATTGCAATCACAAGTCCCGGTTCGGCGGGCAAGGCGGATGCAATTACGCTTGTCACGTTGAACCTAACGGTCGGCGCGGATGCGCCGGGCAACACGACGCTGCCGGTCAACATCGCCGCGTTCACGTTGTCCGACCAGTACGCGTTCGCTCCCAAGTTCAATGCGCCGCTGGCGCCGGTTGTCGCCAACGGAGGCGTCAAACTGCTCGGCGGTTCGCTGACGGTTACGATTACGCCGGCGGAAGCGGTCGCGGCAGGCGCCCAGTGGTCTATTGACGGCGGCACGACGTGGCGCAACAGCGGCGAAACCGTCGCGGATTTGCCGGTCGGGACGAAGACCATCACGTTCAAGACAATTGCCGGCTGGCAAAAACCGTCCGATGTTGACGTCGAGATCGTGGCCGATCAAACCGCGACGGTGTTCGGTGGGTACATCTCCACCGTGACGACAGGCGGGTTGACCGTCTTGATTACGCCGGCGGAAGCGGTCGCGGCGGGCGCTCAATGGTCCATTGACGGTGGCGTCACATGGAATAACAGCGGCGCAACCCTCCCCGGCCTACCGGCCGGTTCCGTGACCGTGACGTTCAAGGACGTGGCCAACTGGCAGAAACCGGCCGACGTGCAGGTCCTGATTGAAGTGGGGCAGACCAAGCCGGCCAACGGCGTGTACGTCCTGTTGCTGGGCAGCGTTCGGATCGTGATCGAGCCCGAAGGCGCGCGGAATGCCGGCGCCGGTTGGACCGTGGATGACGATGCCACGGTGCATGCCAGCGGACAGACCGTCGGCAACCTGACCCCGGGCAACCACACGATTCACTTCGTGGACGCGACCCCGACCGAAGGCGGCTGCTTCAAGCCGGGTGTGACGTGGGTGACGCCTTCTGACCGTGTCGTGACCGTGACGGGCGGCGGGTTGGTCGAAGAGATCGTTACCTATGAAACCGGTGAGAAATCGCTTGCGGCCGGCGCCTCCGGCAACGGCGACTGGATACTGCTGTCGCTTGTGAGCGCGGCGTTGCTCGCAGGCGGCCTGCGGCGTTCGCGGCGTCAACCCGCGGCCTAA
- a CDS encoding alpha/beta hydrolase, whose protein sequence is MWKKLLKIAAGVLVALIVLLWARKAYEDAHYFDNYDPGAPLNVSVPDTTEVNKDAPEKGYSIAKFTFDGYKGEKVPTLMSMPLKRTGKKLPVVIFLHGIGQNKNFLKEITAPFNQTGFAFVSFDQYMQGERKLPKGSGGLAYLKAFAERPAKTVNETRRLIDYLVAHPDIDPQRIYLVGASYGAITGSTVMARDKRIRAGILVYGGGDFGKLLDSYANHLGVAIALRLIDGKNVNPEKPPLPKLTASQERKVGVVIACIVPLARYFMGVADPIHYVGQISPTPVYFQNGKYDVLVPAAAGKALQDAAREPKKITWYESDHVGINLEDTKRVLSDGLKWLLEQDDSFRAPEEKVTELPSFDIEKT, encoded by the coding sequence ATGTGGAAGAAACTGTTGAAAATAGCCGCCGGTGTCCTGGTGGCGCTGATTGTGCTGCTTTGGGCGCGCAAAGCCTATGAGGACGCGCACTATTTCGACAATTACGATCCCGGTGCGCCGTTGAACGTTTCCGTGCCGGACACCACCGAAGTGAACAAGGATGCTCCTGAAAAAGGCTACTCGATCGCCAAGTTCACCTTCGACGGGTACAAGGGCGAGAAAGTGCCGACCTTGATGTCCATGCCGCTGAAACGAACCGGCAAAAAACTTCCGGTCGTCATCTTTCTTCACGGCATCGGGCAGAATAAAAATTTTCTCAAAGAAATCACGGCCCCGTTCAATCAAACCGGATTCGCCTTTGTGAGTTTCGATCAGTACATGCAGGGGGAACGGAAACTGCCGAAGGGTTCGGGCGGCCTGGCCTATCTCAAGGCGTTTGCCGAACGCCCCGCCAAGACGGTCAATGAAACACGCCGGCTTATTGATTATCTAGTCGCCCATCCCGACATCGATCCGCAACGCATCTACCTTGTCGGCGCGAGTTACGGCGCCATTACGGGAAGCACCGTCATGGCCAGGGACAAGCGGATCCGCGCAGGCATCTTGGTCTATGGCGGCGGCGATTTCGGCAAACTGCTCGATTCCTATGCCAATCATCTGGGGGTGGCGATCGCGTTGCGGCTGATAGACGGCAAAAATGTCAATCCGGAAAAACCGCCCCTGCCCAAGCTGACCGCGTCGCAGGAGCGCAAAGTGGGCGTGGTCATCGCCTGCATCGTGCCGCTTGCGCGCTACTTCATGGGCGTGGCCGATCCGATTCACTACGTGGGGCAAATTTCCCCGACGCCCGTCTATTTTCAAAATGGCAAGTACGACGTGCTGGTTCCCGCTGCGGCCGGCAAGGCCCTGCAAGACGCCGCCCGGGAACCCAAGAAGATCACCTGGTACGAATCCGACCACGTGGGCATCAATCTTGAAGACACCAAACGCGTGCTGAGTGACGGCCTGAAATGGCTCCTTGAACAGGACGATTCGTTTCGCGCGCCGGAGGAAAAAGTGACGGAACTGCCGTCCTTCGACATTGAAAAGACCTGA
- a CDS encoding amidohydrolase family protein, translating into MDDVTRRTFLGTAGVAAAIGSAAEAKESGERKRKKGTAMSFRRDIAALVDKTPLVDTHEHVWEEANRLKSKKGPSPFPAPDVGILFTHYTDSDLQVSGMPPENCAKIRAYNVAPRDKWKLIAPYYERCRHTGYQQVVRESVRMLFGEDDVRDDTCEAISRKLFDAMKPGYYKHVLRDVANIEYCQVNNLETPVFMETAQPDLLAQDISTVALGSGLNVEPVLKLAKRDASTLKDWHEVIDWCFATFGPRAIATKNQSAYGRRLDYAQVSASDAAPLFERFRKDEKSLAPAEMKALQDHLFHYCIEKAVEYNLPVKLHTGYYAGCGGMPLERLRKNASDLCPVMFAHPKAKFVLMHIDYPYQDEVIALAKHYPNAYVDMCWAWIINPAASVRFVKEFLMAAPVCKLLTFGGDYCPVELVPGHARVARKGLAQAVAELAESGWLEDGDVPGVVERIMRGNAREIFDYERALKNWKR; encoded by the coding sequence ATGGATGACGTGACGCGCAGGACGTTTCTGGGAACGGCCGGGGTCGCGGCGGCAATCGGTTCCGCGGCCGAAGCGAAGGAATCGGGCGAACGAAAACGAAAGAAAGGCACAGCCATGTCGTTTCGGCGGGATATCGCGGCGCTGGTGGACAAAACGCCGCTGGTGGATACCCATGAGCATGTTTGGGAAGAAGCGAACCGGCTGAAATCGAAAAAGGGGCCGTCGCCTTTCCCTGCACCCGACGTGGGGATTTTGTTCACGCACTATACCGACTCGGATTTGCAGGTATCGGGCATGCCGCCGGAGAACTGCGCCAAAATCCGTGCGTACAATGTCGCACCACGTGACAAGTGGAAACTGATTGCGCCTTATTACGAACGGTGCCGTCACACCGGCTACCAACAGGTCGTCCGCGAATCCGTCCGGATGCTCTTCGGGGAAGACGACGTGCGGGACGACACATGCGAGGCGATCTCGCGCAAATTGTTCGACGCGATGAAGCCCGGCTACTACAAACACGTCTTGCGCGATGTCGCCAACATCGAATATTGCCAGGTAAACAACCTCGAAACGCCCGTGTTCATGGAAACCGCCCAGCCGGACCTGCTCGCGCAGGACATCAGCACGGTGGCGCTGGGTTCGGGGCTGAACGTCGAGCCTGTCCTGAAACTGGCCAAGCGCGACGCGTCCACGCTCAAGGATTGGCACGAGGTTATAGACTGGTGCTTTGCGACATTCGGGCCGCGCGCCATCGCCACGAAAAACCAAAGCGCCTACGGGCGGCGGCTCGATTACGCGCAAGTAAGCGCATCGGACGCCGCGCCCTTGTTCGAGCGTTTCCGGAAAGATGAAAAGAGCCTCGCGCCCGCGGAAATGAAGGCGCTTCAAGACCACCTGTTCCACTACTGCATCGAAAAGGCCGTGGAATACAACCTGCCGGTCAAACTGCATACCGGCTACTACGCCGGTTGCGGCGGCATGCCGCTCGAGCGGCTTCGGAAGAACGCCTCGGATCTGTGCCCCGTCATGTTTGCGCATCCCAAGGCGAAATTCGTCCTGATGCACATTGACTACCCGTACCAGGACGAGGTCATCGCGCTGGCGAAACATTATCCGAACGCCTATGTGGACATGTGCTGGGCATGGATCATCAATCCCGCGGCCAGTGTGCGATTCGTCAAGGAATTCCTGATGGCCGCGCCGGTGTGCAAACTGCTCACCTTCGGCGGCGATTACTGTCCCGTCGAACTGGTCCCCGGCCATGCGCGCGTCGCCCGAAAGGGACTTGCCCAGGCCGTCGCCGAACTGGCCGAATCGGGCTGGCTCGAAGACGGAGACGTTCCCGGTGTTGTGGAGCGCATCATGCGCGGCAACGCTCGCGAAATCTTCGACTACGAGCGGGCCTTGAAAAACTGGAAACGATAA